A region of the Pseudomonas sp. A34-9 genome:
GCTCACGTCTGTCACCCGCGACTCCCGCCTACGACATTCAGCAAGCCTGCGGCACCGGTCTGGAAGCGGCGATCCTGGTGGCGAACAAGATCGCCCTCGGCCAGATCGAGAGCGGTATTGCTGGCGGTGTCGACACCACCTCGGACGCACCGATCAGCGTCAGCGAAGGCTTGCGCAGAATCCTCCTGCAAGCCAACCGCGCCAAAACCACCGGCGACAAACTGAAAACCTTTCTGCAACTGCGGCCGCAACACCTGATCCCGGAATTTCCACGCAACGGCGAGCCGCGCACCGGCCTGTCGATGGGCCAGCACTGTGAGCTGATGGCGCAGACCTGGCAGATCCCGCGTGAGGATCAGGATCAACTGGCTCTCGAAAGCCATCACAAACTCGCCGCGTCCTACAGCGAAGGCTGGCACCACGACTTGATGACGCCGTTCCTTGGCCTGACTCGCGATAACAACCTGCGCCCGGACCTGACCCTGGAAAAACTCGCGACGCTGAAACCGGCCTTCGAAAAAAGCGCGAAGGGCACGTTGACGGCGGGCAATTCCACGCCGCTCACCGATGGCGCGTCTGTGGTGCTGCTCGGCAGTGAGGAATGGGCGAAGGAGCGTGGCTTGCCGATCCTCGCGTATCTGCGAGATGGCGAAGCTGCGGCGGTGGATTTCGTCAACGGTGCGGAAGGCCTGTTGATGGCGCCGGTGTATGCGGTGCCGCGGTTGCTGGCGCGTAATGGCCTGACCCTGCAGGATTTTGACTACTACGAAATTCATGAAGCGTTTGCGGCGCAGGTGCTGTGCACGCTGAAGGCCTGGGAAGATCCCGAGTACTGCAAAACCCGTCTGGGCCTTGACGCGCCGCTGGGCTCGATCGATCGCAGTCGACTCAATGTGAAGGGCAGTTCGCTGGCGGCCGGGCATCCGTTTGCCGCGACCGGTGGGCGCATCGTGGCGAACATGGCCAAGTTGCTCGATGCGGCGGGCAAGGGTCGGGGGCTGATCTCGATTTGCGCGGCGGGCGGGCAGGGTGTCACTGCCATCATCGAACGCTAGAAGAGCCCCTCACCCTAGCCCTCTCCCGGAGGAAGAGGGGACTGATTGGGGGATGCTTCAGAGTTTCACCGACCTGAGAGAGCCGTGCTGAATCCAGAATCGAAC
Encoded here:
- a CDS encoding acetyl-CoA C-acetyltransferase, producing the protein MSQLRRVAIIGGNRIPFARSNGPYATASNQAMLTAALEGLIERYNLHGQRIGEVVAGAVLKLSRDMNLTRECVLGSRLSPATPAYDIQQACGTGLEAAILVANKIALGQIESGIAGGVDTTSDAPISVSEGLRRILLQANRAKTTGDKLKTFLQLRPQHLIPEFPRNGEPRTGLSMGQHCELMAQTWQIPREDQDQLALESHHKLAASYSEGWHHDLMTPFLGLTRDNNLRPDLTLEKLATLKPAFEKSAKGTLTAGNSTPLTDGASVVLLGSEEWAKERGLPILAYLRDGEAAAVDFVNGAEGLLMAPVYAVPRLLARNGLTLQDFDYYEIHEAFAAQVLCTLKAWEDPEYCKTRLGLDAPLGSIDRSRLNVKGSSLAAGHPFAATGGRIVANMAKLLDAAGKGRGLISICAAGGQGVTAIIER